The Natrinema saccharevitans genome includes the window AAACGCCGTCCAGTTCGGTGCTTCGAGAACGATTACCGAGTAGCTCTCGTCTCGTTTCCCGGACGTTGTTTGTGAAATCCGACTTCACGTCAGCTGCATCTTCCTCCCAATCAGCCAGTCGACTGTCGGAAATGTGTTGGCTGTAGTCGAATCGAAGCACTACTCTACTGAGAGCAAAAATGAAGTCGTCGAGGAATTCCGCGATTCGACTGTATTGGACAGATTGATCAAGCATGAGTCGGACCGTGTCATCCCATCGGAGATAGAGCGCCTTCATTTCCTCATGACGCCCTTCATTTTCGGGGTATGCCCCCACCATTGTATCAAGTTTCTGTCGAAGATACTCTTCGTTCGATTCCACCGTCTTCTCGGTTCCTCCTTCGGTAAAGTTCTCCAGACGTTGCTGGCTTCCAAGATCGATTGTGCTTAGTAGCCAGCGTAGTTCACTGTACTCCTGAATGAACCCGCTCTCAGCGTGTTCCTCATACTGATGTTGCTTAATCGCCTCAACATTCTCCCTTCCAAACTCTCGTACAGTCCACTCTACGGAGTCTGTAATCAGTTCGAAACCCTCTTTGGACACGTCAAATGCCTCTATGTCCAATGATTTCGGGATATATTGTTGGCCATCCCAGCCCATTGCTTGAGGTGCATTATAGAACCGCCCGGAGAATTCGTGCTCATTCGTGAGTTCTCCGTACATATACCAGTAGCGGGCAAGTCCAACATCATATTCGTGTGTCTCGAGGAGCTTCCGATCCGCGACACAACAAAGTTTGAGAAACTTCGAACGAGAGATCTGATCGTCGCTCTGATTTTTTAGCTCCCGGAGCAGATGCCAGCCTAAGAACTCCGGTTCGCCGAACTCCGGTTCCTCCTCAGACATTTTATTCGTCAAGCGCTTCGAAAGGGTTACAGTTAATGTTTCCCCTATTATGCAGTCATTTTGAATAGGATCAATGAGAGTACAAAATTCAGTATAATCTACTACCGACAGACATCCCTAAGAACACTCTACCTACTTTTGTTCCTGGTTTTTGGTATCTCAGGACGCACCTGCCCGAATCGGTTCATTCGCACACCGGCTCAGTAAACAGATCGCCGGCCGGCGACAGCCCCGACAACGCGTCCGCGGCCAGCACCGCCGCCCCGCCGGTCCACGTCGGCCGCTCGCCCGGCCAGAACTCCTCGTCCTCGAACTGATAGCCCGTCCAGAAGACCCCCGCATCGTCGGTCCACTGGAACAGCCAGTCGTAGATCTCGCGGGCGCGATCGCGCTCGCCGACGGCGGCCAGCGAGACGACGAGCTCGCAGGACTCGGCGACGGTCACCCACGGTTCGTCCGCGACGCAGCGACAGCCCAGTCCCTCCTCGAGGTACCGATCCATCCCGGCCTCGAGGCGCTTGCGCGCCGGGTCCCCGGTCAGGACCCCACAGAGGACGGGGTAGAACCAGTCCATCGCGTAGCGGGACTTGCTCTCCCAGGTGCGGTCGAACCGGTCGGGCCGCTCGCGGATCGCCTCGCCGAGGTCGGCGCGGGCCGCGAGCCAGCGCTCGCGGGCCTCGTCGCGGCCCAGCGCGTCCGCGATCGCCGCGCCGCAGGCCAGACTCTTGTAGAGCGAGGCACAGCCGGCGACCAGGGCGTCCTCGTAGGGCTCGCCGTCGGGCCCGACGGTCCAGTAGATCTCGCCGGTCGGGGCCTGCTGGCGGCAGGCGAACGCGAGGGCGTCCCGGACGGTCGGCCACAGTGCCTCGAGGAAGTCCCGGTCGCCGGTACAGCGGTAGTGGTGCCAGACGCCGACGGCGACGTAGGCGCTGCGGTGGGTTTCCTTGCGGGGTTCCTCGCCGGCGTGGGCCCCGTCGTTCTCGTCGGCCTCGCCGTAGGTCGCCCACAGCGCCCCGTCGTCGTGCTGTTCGTCGGCGATCCAGCGGTACGCGCGGCGGGCGGCGTCCTCGCGGCCGGCGATCGACAGCGCCATCGCGCTCTCGACGTGATCCCACGGGTCGGCCGGCCCCTCGGGATACCAGAGGATGAGCCCGTCCGAGCGCTGGGCGCGCTCGATGTGGTCGACGGCGGGCTCGAGCCCCCAGTCGGCAAGCGACTCGAGCGTGGCGTTGCTCACGCCGATCCCTCCAGTTCGAAGTAGTAGACGACGCTCTTGCCCAGCGCGGGGTCGAGCCCGCGCTCGAGCAGCCGCACGGGTCGGGGCGACTCGAGGACGTCCCACTCGAGGAACCGATCGTAGGCCCGCAGGGGAAGGGGCGCGTCACCCCGTTGGTCGCGGTCCCACCAGAGGCACTTCAGCCACCAGTAGGGGGCGTGCAGGGCGTGGGCGAAGTGGCCGTCGACCCGCTCGAAGCCGCGGCGTTCGATCGCCGCCTGCAGTTCCTCGCGGTCGAAGATCCGAACGTGGCCGCCCTCGACCTCGTGGTACTCGTCGGAGAGGGCCCAGCAGACCCGCTCGGGGCCGGCCCGCGGGACGCTGACCGCCAGCGTCCCGCCCGGCGCACAGACCCGCCGGAGTTCGTCGAGGGCCGTCTCGTAATCGGGGATGTGTTCGAGGACTTCGGTACAGCAGACGACGTCGAACGCGCCGTCTTCGAAGGGCAGCCGGAGCGCGTCGCCCGACAGGAACGTGACCGGCACGTCCGACTCGGGCGCGATGTACTCCGCGTGATCGTCGCGGGCCGCCTCGAGGTTCGCCCGCTCGAGGTCGAGCCCGACGACTTCGCCGACGTTCTCGAGGGCGGCGGCGTTGACGTGGCGGCCCTCACCGCAGCCGACGTCGAGGACCCGTATCCCGGGGGTCAGCGTCAGCCGATCGAAGTCGATCGTCTCCATCTCAGACACCTCCCGACCGGCTCTCGATGGCGGCCCGATACTCCCGGACCGTCTCGCGGGCGGCCCGTTCCCAGTCGAACTCCTCGACGATGCGGTCCCGGCCGCGTTGGCCGAGTTCGCGGCGGCGCTGGTCGTCGGTCAGCAGGTCTCGGACGGCGTCGGCGATGGCGTCGGCATCGCCCGGTTCGACGAGGACGCCCGCGTCGCCGACCACTTCGGGGAGGCCGCCGCCGGTGGTGGCGACCACCGGGACGCCACAGGCCAGCGCCTCGCCGGCGGGGAGGCCGAAGCCCTCGTAGATCGAGGGGACCACGGCGACGTCGGCGGTGCCGTAGAGTTCGACCATCCGCTCGTAGCTGATCTCGCTGTGGGTCTCGATCGCGTCTCCGATCCCCAGTTCCGAGACCAGCCGGTCGCAGTCGCCGCCCTCGTCGAACTCGCCGACGACGACGAGTTCGGCGTCGATCGACTCCCGGACGGTCGCGAACCCCTCGAGCAAGTGTCGGGCACCCTTCAGCGGAACGTCGGCGCTGACGGTCGTCATCACGCGCGGGCGGTCGTGGTCGCGGTCGATGGGACGAAACAGGTCGGTGTCGATCCCGTTGTGGACGACCCGGATCGAGTCGGGGTCGGCCCCGAAGTCGGTGACGGTGCGGTGTTTGGCCGACTCCGAGACGGTCAGGACGTGGGGCAACCCCTGAATGACTTCGCGTTGCATCCGCAGGAACCGGTACCACCGTCGGGTCAGGAGCCGCTCCGTCCAGTCGTCTGCGGCGGCCAGCGCGGCGTCGCGGTCGACGGTGATCGGGTGATGGACCGTCGCTACGACGGGATGGCCGCGCTCGCGAAGCGTCCGGAGGCCGTGACACAGCGACTGGTTGTCGTGGATCACGTCGTAGTCGGGGTCGTGGTTCTCGAAGTAGTCGACGACCCGGCGGCCGAAGGCGTAGGGATCGGGAAAGCCGCCGGTGAGCGCGCTCAGCCACTCGTAGAGCGCAAGCGGATCCCGCAGATAGGACGGTTCGAACTGCCCCAGCCGGTCGAGTTCGTCGACCACGTTCTCGCCGGGGAGTTTCACCAGTCCGACGTCGTCGTCGAGGTCGGGGTACGGTTTGCCCGAGACGACGTCGACGGAGTGGCCCAGATCGGTCAGCGCTCGACTCAGGTACTTGACGTAGACCCCCTGTCCCCCGGAGTAGGGGTTCGAGCGGTAGCTCAACAGACAGACGTCGAGCTGTCCGTCGGGCCGCTTCGCCTCTGCCGACGGCTCCGCCGTCGCTGCCGTGGCAGTCGACTCCCCCGTCGACGCGGCCGACGTACTGATACTCCCCCGGAGAAGCCGTCTGAGCGTACCCATCACCATCGCAGTCTATCCGCCATGTGTGGGCACTCCCCCATAAACCTCCCGCTCGTGTACTGTTTCTCGAAGGTGTTTCGTCGCGGGTTGCGTTATCGCACGTCCCGCCGCATGGCGATCTCGAACCACGGGCAGAGCCGCAGTTGGCGGTACCACTCGGGGTTCGAGTGGAGGCGCTCGTAGGGGACCCACATCAGGCCGGCGACCTCCTCCTCGTTGGGATCGAGGCTCCGGTCGGACAGGGTCACCTGCAAGACGGCACAGACCTCGTGTTCGACGCCCGCGTTCTCGAAGTAGCGCTTGTACTCGAACCGGTCGGTCAGCCGCAGGTCGTCGTACTGGTCGGGGGAGATACCAAGTTCCTCCTCGAGGCGCTTTCGGGTCGCTTCCTCCTGGCTCTGGCCCTCGACGGGGTGGGAGGCGACGGTGCCGTCCCAGTAGGTTCCCCACAGGCGCTTGCCCGGCGCGCGCTGGGCCAGCAGGATGTTGCCCTCGCCGTCGAAGACGAGCGAAGTAAAGGCCCGGTGGCGAATCCCGTCGCCGGTGTGGGCGTCGAGCCGGTTGACCAGTTCGAGTTCGGTATCGTCGGCGTCGACGGCGATCACGTCCTGTCCGGCGTTTTCGTGTTGGAGATTCTCCTCCGGTGTGCTCATACCCATATACTTACCGTGGCTCTTGAAACCAGTATCGCCTCGAGGCGGCCGTTTCGAATCGATATACACGCTATCCCGTCGGTTCGAGCGACCAGAGTTCGCCGCCGTCGGGCTCGGACCGGTACGCCTCCCCGACGGGGACCGTGAGCGCGCCGGGTTCGGTCTCGAGGCGGAGCCGGTCGGTCTCGAGGGTCTCGCCGTCTAAGCTGTACTCGACGGCGTCCGCGCGGCTCTCGATCGACAGCGTCGGCGTCCGCCGACGGACGATACGCGAACTGTCGCCGCCGAACAGTCCCTCGAGGGCCGCGCTGCCAAGCACCTCTCTCGTCGCGGCGTCCTCGACGATCGCCACCTCGAACAGGCCGTCCTCGACGTCGGCCTGGGCGGTCCGCGCGCCGGTAAATCGCCGGCAGTTCCCGATGAGGACGAACATCGCCTCGCCCTCCCAGGCGCGGGCCCGTTCGCCGTTCGGCCCCGCGGCCGTCTCGACGCGCAGCGGGAGCGAGTCGAACTCCCCGACCGTCTCGATCGTGTTCTTGACGTAGGCCAGCACGCCCAGTTCGGCCTTGCTCTCGGGGGTCGTCTCGCTGCTGGCCTCGGCGGTGATCCCGCCGACACAGGAGTTGACGAAGGGCCGGTCGTTGGCCCACCCGACGTCGATCTCCCGACGGCGACCCTCCTCGATCACGGAAAAGGCGTGCTCGAGGTCCCGAACGCCGACGTTCGTCGCGAAGTTGTTTCCCGTCCCCGCCGGGACGACGGCGACGGTCGTCGACTCGAGGGCGTCGGCGGCCGCGACGCCGTTGACCACGGCGTTGAGCGTGCCGTCGCCGCCGGCCGCGGCGACGAGGTCGGCGTCGGGCGCGGCCTCGCGTGCGAGCCGGATCGTGTCGCCCGCCTCCTCGGTCCGCCGGATCTCGAAGCCGTGTCGGTCCGCGAGCGCGGCGACGGTGTCGACGTGGTCCCCGCTGCCGCTGACGGGGTTACAGACGAGGACGCGGTCGCTCGAACGACCGTCGTCCGGCCCCTCCGATTGCATACCGCGGGAGACGCCGGCCGAGCGCAAAAGGGTCTGGCCGGCGTCTGCGTAGCCGTGTACACCGTCGACCTCCACGCGCACACGCGATTCTTCCACGGTCGCCGCGCGCTCGGCGACCGGTTCGATCCGCTGGGCGTCAGGCTCCTCACCGAGGTGGCCGCCCGGCGCGGCCTCGACGGGGTCGCGACCACCAACCACGACTACTACACGCCGTTCGATCCCGCGCCCGACGTGGCGACGCTGCCGGGCATCGAGATCACCACGGATCGGGGCCACGTCCTCGTCGTCGGCCCCGATCCGCCCCGCGCGACGAACCCCGGCGCGCTCTCGCCCGCGGAGGCCGTCGCGCTGGCCCACGACCGCGACTGTGCCGCCATCGTCGCCCACCCGTTCCGGAACAGCACGGTGCGGGAACTCGAGGACGTTCCCTTCGACGCGATCGAGGTCAACGGCAAACACCCCCGCTCGCAGCCCCTCGTCGAGGAGTTAGCGAAGGAACGGGACCTGCCGCTGACCGGCGGCAGCGACGCCCACTACCCCTTCGAGGTGGGACGGGCCTACACCGTCGTGGAGGCCGACCGGCTCACGCCCGAGTCGATCGTCGAGGCGATCCGCGACGGCCGGGTGAGCGCGCGCGTCTCGCGGTCTGGGTTCGACAGCCTGCTACGGCGGGCCTACCGCGCGATCCACGACCGCAAGGGCGTGATCGACGCGCTCGACCGTCCGACTCCGGGCGTGGGCGAACCGCCCGGCGAGGACGAGGAGTCGATCGAACAGTAACGACCACTCTGTGACGGCGAATCGACTAGCCGCCGTGCGGTGGCGCGCGCTGTCGGTCGGGTGAGCAGCGCGAGGCCGACCGACAACGACGTGCGAGGGATGAGCGAGGGAAGAGTGACCGAGCGAATCGGCTGGGGAGGGCGTGGTAACTCCGTGCTGCCACGACAGCAGCACACTCACCCTCGGAGAGGCCCTCTCTCGAGGATCATTTCTGTCGATCGCCTCGAGCTGACATCGACAGTTTCCATATCGTTAGCAGTGGATATAAGTAGCTACTAACCAACAATTAGCACGGAAGCCGATCTCCGACAGGGGACGTCTCGAAACGTCCCGGGTGGACCTAGCACCCGAGACTCGGCTTCCATCCGAGCGGATCGAAGCCATGATTGCATACGTTATACCGGGATATAAACGTCCCGCACGACGATCGCATCGCCAGTTACGACCGCGCTCGAGTCCGTCTCCACTCGCTCGAGAACCCACGGGGGCGGGCCGATGAGTAGCGACTCGGAGGCCGACGACGAGACGCCGTTCCCCGACTGTCCGTCCTGCGGCGACCCGGTCGCGTTCGTCGTCGCCACGGGGCCGTCCACCGGCACCGTCGAACCCTGTGGCTGCTCGCTGCCGCCGGCCCTGTTGACGCCCGATCGGGAGGACTGACAGGGGGCCGTCTGACCGGCGCTCGAGGACCGCCGGTGACCCGCTCGAGGCCGCACGCAACGCCTCGCCGACGGTTCGTGTCTCCGAACCGCGGCGGGCACAGTCGCCCCCGACCGCGGTCGGGCGGGCTACGTCGCCGGCGGCACCCGGAGCGTGACGATGCTGCCCCGGGGTTCGTTCTCCTCGATCCGCAGTTCGCCCCCGACGTTCTTGGCCACCCAGTAGATGAGCCACAGCTCGAGTCCGGTGCCGTGGACGAGCGGCGTCTCGTGGCCCAACTCGATCATCGGTTGTTCGTCCTCCGGGATGCCGGGGCCGTTGTCGGCGATCACGACGTCGACCCAGTCACCGCTGTCGGTCGCCTCGGGCGGGGTGACGCCGACCGTCACGTCCGGGACGGGACGGTCGTTGTGACTGACGGCGTTGTGGATCGCTTCTCGGATCGCCATCTCCAGACGGTCGTCGGCCTGCACCGGGACGGAATCGGGGGCCGTGACCGTGATCGCGGCGTCCGGGTACTGCTCGTCGAAGTCGGTCGCAACCCTCGAGACCAGCGCGCCGACGTCACAGGTCGCGTCGGCGTCTCGCTCCCGCTGGAACAGGTCCCGAACGGCGGCCGCGTTCTCGCTGATCTTGAGGAGATCGGCCGCCTGTTCTTCGATCGCCGTCACGGCGGTGTGACGATCCTCCTCGGCGGACGCCGTCCGGAGCCGGGCAGCGTTCCCTTCGATGACGTTCATCGCGTTCCGGATGTTGTGTCGCAGGATCCTGTTGAGGACGCTCAGACGCTGTCGCCGCAACCGCTGTGCCGTGATGTCGGTCTCGATCGCCACGAAGTGCGTGATCTCGCCCGCGTCGTCGGTGATCGGCGCAATCGTCTGGTCGACGTGGTACTGCTCGCCGGACTTGCGCCGGTTGACGAGTTCGCTTTCCCAGATCTCACCCGAGCGGATCGTATCCCAGAGGTCCGCGTAGAACGCCTCGTCGTGCTTTCCGGACTTGACGATCCGTGGGTTCAGACCGACGGCCTCCGTTCGGCTGTATCCGGTGTCCCGTTCGTAGGCCGGGTTGACGTACTCGATGGTCCCGCTGCGGTCCGTGATGATGATCCCGTGCCCGGCCTGCTCGACCGCTTTTCGGAAGAGTTGCAACTCCCGCTCGCGTTCCTTCCGATCCGTAACGTCCTGTACCGCGCCGCGTAACGCGACGACGGTTCCGTCCTCCGTGACGGGTTTCCCGACGGTCCGAACCCAGCGGTCGTTCCCCTCGGCCGTGACGACCTCGAGGACGCCGTCATACGACTCCTCGTCGCGTCGACACGCCTCGACGAACGAGCGGATCTTGGGCCGATCGTCGGGCCGATAGAACTCGATCGCGTCCGAAAGCGTCGGCTCGTAGCCGTCGTCGACCTCGAAAATCGCTCTCGTCCCGTCGGTCCACCGGAGATCGTTCGTTCGAAGATCGAGTTCCCACCCGCCGACGGCCGCGAGGTCCTCCGCTTTCGTCAGGAGATCCCGGTTCCGCTCGAGTTCGCGCTCCGCCGTCGCCCGTTCGGAGACTTCACGGACGATGCCGACGATCCGGCGCACCGGACCGCTCGAGTCGGCCGGGTGCAGCGTCGTCTCGACGGTTCGTTGGCCGACCGGGAACGAACGCGTCGCGCTGACGTCGACCGACTCCCCGACCTCGACACACTCCCGGTAGCGACGGAGGGTGTCGCCGTCGGAGGACAACTCGAACACGTCCTGCAGGGATTTTCCCGTGACCGACGCGTCGGTCAGGCCGGTCGCCGCTTCGTAGGCCGGGTTGACGCGTCGGAACGTGAACTCGAGATCCCGCACCGTCCGTTCGACGTCGATCAGAAAGACTGCCTCTTCGACGGCGTGAAACAGCGTTTCGGCCTCGTCTGGGGCCACCGGTCGGTCCCGATTCGAATCCCCCGTCCGATCGGTCGCGACCGACTCGTTTCGATTTCCGGAGCGTTTCTCGGCGGTCATTAGAACGGAATGTCGCCCCTCGGTGAAAAAAGCGGGCCGTACTTCTACCGAGTGGGAACGCCGTCGCGACTCGAGTCGCGGTCGTTTCGTCCCGGGTCGGAGCGAGCGGCGGATTCAGCCGAGTTCCTCGTCCAGAATCAACCGCGTTTTCGTACTCACGACCTCCTCCTGATCGCGGGCCTTGGTGATGAGATCGTTGACCCCGCGCGTGTCCGCGGCGTCGACGACGAGGACGACGTCCTGCTCGCCCGAAACCATCCAGACGAAGTCGACCTCGTCCCACTCGGCGATCCGCTCGGAGACGGCCTTGGTGTCGACGTCGACCGCGACGCTGAGTTCGATCATCGCCTGGACGTTGCCCGTCCGGGTCGAGATCGTAAAGCGCTCGATCACGTCGTCGTCTAGCATCCGCTCGACGCGGTTCCGGACGGTCCCCTCGCTGGTCCCTACTTCGTCGGCGATCTCCGTGTAGGGCGTGCGGCTGTCTCGACGGAGAATATCGAGGATCTGTCGGTCCAGGTCGTCCATGGAGATGCGTACCTACGGCGAACCCGCACTTACCGATTACGAAAATCGTAACTGAGCTTCGAAGACAACACTTATGCCGGTCCATCCG containing:
- a CDS encoding glycoside hydrolase family 15 protein, giving the protein MSNATLESLADWGLEPAVDHIERAQRSDGLILWYPEGPADPWDHVESAMALSIAGREDAARRAYRWIADEQHDDGALWATYGEADENDGAHAGEEPRKETHRSAYVAVGVWHHYRCTGDRDFLEALWPTVRDALAFACRQQAPTGEIYWTVGPDGEPYEDALVAGCASLYKSLACGAAIADALGRDEARERWLAARADLGEAIRERPDRFDRTWESKSRYAMDWFYPVLCGVLTGDPARKRLEAGMDRYLEEGLGCRCVADEPWVTVAESCELVVSLAAVGERDRAREIYDWLFQWTDDAGVFWTGYQFEDEEFWPGERPTWTGGAAVLAADALSGLSPAGDLFTEPVCE
- a CDS encoding class I SAM-dependent methyltransferase, translated to METIDFDRLTLTPGIRVLDVGCGEGRHVNAAALENVGEVVGLDLERANLEAARDDHAEYIAPESDVPVTFLSGDALRLPFEDGAFDVVCCTEVLEHIPDYETALDELRRVCAPGGTLAVSVPRAGPERVCWALSDEYHEVEGGHVRIFDREELQAAIERRGFERVDGHFAHALHAPYWWLKCLWWDRDQRGDAPLPLRAYDRFLEWDVLESPRPVRLLERGLDPALGKSVVYYFELEGSA
- a CDS encoding glycosyltransferase family 4 protein gives rise to the protein MVMGTLRRLLRGSISTSAASTGESTATAATAEPSAEAKRPDGQLDVCLLSYRSNPYSGGQGVYVKYLSRALTDLGHSVDVVSGKPYPDLDDDVGLVKLPGENVVDELDRLGQFEPSYLRDPLALYEWLSALTGGFPDPYAFGRRVVDYFENHDPDYDVIHDNQSLCHGLRTLRERGHPVVATVHHPITVDRDAALAAADDWTERLLTRRWYRFLRMQREVIQGLPHVLTVSESAKHRTVTDFGADPDSIRVVHNGIDTDLFRPIDRDHDRPRVMTTVSADVPLKGARHLLEGFATVRESIDAELVVVGEFDEGGDCDRLVSELGIGDAIETHSEISYERMVELYGTADVAVVPSIYEGFGLPAGEALACGVPVVATTGGGLPEVVGDAGVLVEPGDADAIADAVRDLLTDDQRRRELGQRGRDRIVEEFDWERAARETVREYRAAIESRSGGV
- a CDS encoding NUDIX hydrolase, whose protein sequence is MSTPEENLQHENAGQDVIAVDADDTELELVNRLDAHTGDGIRHRAFTSLVFDGEGNILLAQRAPGKRLWGTYWDGTVASHPVEGQSQEEATRKRLEEELGISPDQYDDLRLTDRFEYKRYFENAGVEHEVCAVLQVTLSDRSLDPNEEEVAGLMWVPYERLHSNPEWYRQLRLCPWFEIAMRRDVR
- a CDS encoding diacylglycerol/lipid kinase family protein, with translation MQSEGPDDGRSSDRVLVCNPVSGSGDHVDTVAALADRHGFEIRRTEEAGDTIRLAREAAPDADLVAAAGGDGTLNAVVNGVAAADALESTTVAVVPAGTGNNFATNVGVRDLEHAFSVIEEGRRREIDVGWANDRPFVNSCVGGITAEASSETTPESKAELGVLAYVKNTIETVGEFDSLPLRVETAAGPNGERARAWEGEAMFVLIGNCRRFTGARTAQADVEDGLFEVAIVEDAATREVLGSAALEGLFGGDSSRIVRRRTPTLSIESRADAVEYSLDGETLETDRLRLETEPGALTVPVGEAYRSEPDGGELWSLEPTG
- a CDS encoding PHP domain-containing protein, producing MYTVDLHAHTRFFHGRRALGDRFDPLGVRLLTEVAARRGLDGVATTNHDYYTPFDPAPDVATLPGIEITTDRGHVLVVGPDPPRATNPGALSPAEAVALAHDRDCAAIVAHPFRNSTVRELEDVPFDAIEVNGKHPRSQPLVEELAKERDLPLTGGSDAHYPFEVGRAYTVVEADRLTPESIVEAIRDGRVSARVSRSGFDSLLRRAYRAIHDRKGVIDALDRPTPGVGEPPGEDEESIEQ
- a CDS encoding PAS domain-containing sensor histidine kinase, with translation MTAEKRSGNRNESVATDRTGDSNRDRPVAPDEAETLFHAVEEAVFLIDVERTVRDLEFTFRRVNPAYEAATGLTDASVTGKSLQDVFELSSDGDTLRRYRECVEVGESVDVSATRSFPVGQRTVETTLHPADSSGPVRRIVGIVREVSERATAERELERNRDLLTKAEDLAAVGGWELDLRTNDLRWTDGTRAIFEVDDGYEPTLSDAIEFYRPDDRPKIRSFVEACRRDEESYDGVLEVVTAEGNDRWVRTVGKPVTEDGTVVALRGAVQDVTDRKERERELQLFRKAVEQAGHGIIITDRSGTIEYVNPAYERDTGYSRTEAVGLNPRIVKSGKHDEAFYADLWDTIRSGEIWESELVNRRKSGEQYHVDQTIAPITDDAGEITHFVAIETDITAQRLRRQRLSVLNRILRHNIRNAMNVIEGNAARLRTASAEEDRHTAVTAIEEQAADLLKISENAAAVRDLFQRERDADATCDVGALVSRVATDFDEQYPDAAITVTAPDSVPVQADDRLEMAIREAIHNAVSHNDRPVPDVTVGVTPPEATDSGDWVDVVIADNGPGIPEDEQPMIELGHETPLVHGTGLELWLIYWVAKNVGGELRIEENEPRGSIVTLRVPPAT
- a CDS encoding Lrp/AsnC family transcriptional regulator, producing the protein MDDLDRQILDILRRDSRTPYTEIADEVGTSEGTVRNRVERMLDDDVIERFTISTRTGNVQAMIELSVAVDVDTKAVSERIAEWDEVDFVWMVSGEQDVVLVVDAADTRGVNDLITKARDQEEVVSTKTRLILDEELG